The Solibacillus daqui genome has a segment encoding these proteins:
- a CDS encoding F0F1 ATP synthase subunit epsilon, which translates to MKTVTVNIVTPDGPVYDSEVTMVIAKTTSGEIGVLAGHIPMVAPLTIGAVKLKKADGTTEVAAISGGFIEVRPEKISILAPSAEVASSIDLARAKEALVRAEGRLQKKQDDIDFKRADLALKRALNRINVHEGNI; encoded by the coding sequence ATGAAGACAGTTACAGTCAATATTGTCACTCCCGACGGCCCAGTATACGATTCTGAAGTAACGATGGTAATCGCTAAAACAACTTCAGGTGAAATTGGTGTGTTAGCAGGCCATATTCCTATGGTTGCTCCACTAACAATTGGTGCAGTTAAGCTGAAAAAAGCTGACGGTACTACTGAGGTTGCAGCGATTAGCGGCGGTTTCATTGAAGTTCGTCCTGAAAAAATTTCGATTTTAGCTCCTTCTGCTGAAGTTGCTTCTTCAATCGATTTAGCTCGTGCTAAAGAAGCTTTAGTTCGCGCTGAAGGCCGCCTTCAAAAGAAACAAGATGACATCGATTTCAAACGTGCTGATTTAGCATTAAAACGTGCGTTGAATCGTATCAACGTTCATGAGGGTAATATCTAA
- a CDS encoding DUF1146 family protein, with product MDLIVQTGQQALMNIIANIIFIGMALYALQGLRIEQLFKKGKTFQIQLFYIFMSIVIGSTVADFFLNFLSWSKSIPYIYQ from the coding sequence ATGGATTTAATCGTGCAAACTGGTCAACAAGCACTAATGAATATTATTGCAAATATTATTTTTATTGGTATGGCTTTGTATGCTTTACAAGGACTTCGTATTGAGCAGCTGTTTAAAAAAGGGAAAACATTTCAAATTCAACTATTTTATATATTTATGAGTATTGTTATAGGATCAACTGTGGCAGATTTCTTTTTAAATTTTTTGAGTTGGTCTAAATCCATTCCCTATATTTACCAATAA
- the murA gene encoding UDP-N-acetylglucosamine 1-carboxyvinyltransferase has protein sequence MERIIVTGGKTLKGNVRVEGAKNAVLPILAASLLASKDKNIIKDVPNLADVSTISEVLKSLNAKVEYKVEQNEMIIDTSMKLSSEAQFEYVSKMRASILVMGSLLARNGYARVALPGGCAIGSRPIELHLKGFEAMGAKISFGHGYVEAKVIEELKGAEIYLDFPSVGATENIMTAAALAKGITVIENAAKEPEIVDLANFINSMGGRVIGAGTDTIRIEGVKELKGCEHYIIPDRIEAGTFMVAAAITRGDVFIENAVPEHMTALIAKMREMGVEVIEEDEGLRVRANDPLKAVDIKTMPHPGFPTDMQSQMMALMLTAKGTSIITETVFENRFMHVEEFRRMNADAKIEGRSVFIEGDKNLQGAEVSATDLRAAAALILTGLVSEGVTRVTKLHHLDRGYVDFHKKLAALGANIERVDIEEVVVETVVTV, from the coding sequence GTGGAAAGAATTATTGTTACTGGGGGTAAAACGCTAAAAGGTAACGTACGTGTCGAAGGTGCGAAAAATGCTGTATTACCGATTTTAGCTGCGTCTCTATTAGCTTCTAAAGATAAAAATATTATAAAAGATGTACCAAACTTAGCAGATGTAAGTACAATTAGCGAAGTATTGAAAAGCTTAAATGCAAAAGTAGAATATAAAGTAGAACAAAATGAAATGATCATTGATACGTCGATGAAGCTTTCTAGTGAAGCACAATTCGAGTATGTTAGCAAAATGCGTGCCTCAATTTTAGTAATGGGGTCATTATTAGCACGTAATGGCTACGCACGTGTAGCTTTGCCTGGTGGATGTGCAATTGGTTCACGTCCAATAGAACTTCATTTAAAAGGCTTCGAAGCAATGGGTGCTAAAATATCATTTGGTCATGGTTATGTAGAAGCAAAAGTAATAGAAGAATTAAAAGGCGCAGAGATTTATTTAGACTTCCCAAGTGTTGGGGCGACTGAGAATATTATGACAGCAGCAGCATTAGCAAAAGGCATAACAGTCATTGAAAATGCAGCTAAAGAGCCTGAAATTGTTGATTTAGCAAACTTCATTAATTCAATGGGCGGTCGTGTCATCGGTGCAGGTACTGATACGATACGTATTGAAGGTGTGAAAGAATTAAAAGGTTGCGAGCATTATATTATTCCAGACCGTATCGAAGCAGGGACGTTTATGGTGGCTGCAGCAATTACTCGTGGTGATGTATTTATCGAAAACGCTGTACCAGAGCATATGACGGCATTGATTGCGAAAATGCGCGAAATGGGTGTTGAAGTAATCGAAGAAGATGAAGGTCTACGCGTACGTGCAAATGATCCGTTAAAAGCAGTGGATATTAAAACTATGCCACACCCAGGCTTCCCAACAGATATGCAATCACAAATGATGGCATTAATGTTAACGGCTAAAGGCACAAGTATCATCACTGAAACTGTATTTGAAAATCGTTTCATGCACGTAGAAGAATTCCGCCGTATGAACGCGGACGCTAAGATTGAAGGCCGTTCTGTGTTTATTGAAGGTGATAAAAACTTACAAGGTGCAGAAGTTTCAGCAACAGATTTACGCGCAGCAGCAGCACTAATTTTAACAGGATTAGTTTCTGAAGGTGTAACACGCGTTACAAAATTACATCACTTAGACCGTGGCTATGTGGACTTCCACAAGAAATTAGCTGCTCTAGGTGCAAATATTGAGCGCGTAGATATAGAAGAAGTTGTAGTAGAAACAGTGGTAACAGTATAA
- the atpD gene encoding F0F1 ATP synthase subunit beta: protein MNKGHVLQVMGPVVDVKFANGQLPAIYNALTVTIERPNEEPTTLALEVALHLGDDSVRTIAMSSTDGLQRGAEVTNSGAPISVPVGEATLGRVFNVLGEVIDLGEEIPAEVRRDSIHREAPSFDQLSTTVEILETGIKVVDLLAPYIKGGKIGLFGGAGVGKTVLIQELINNIAQEHAGISVFAGVGERTREGNDLFFEMTDSGVIKQTAMVFGQMNEPPGARMRVALTGLTMAEFFRDEQGADVLLFIDNIFRFTQAGSEVSALLGRMPSAVGYQPTLATEMGKLQERITSTTKGSVTSIQAIYVPADDYTDPAPATTFAHLDATTNLERKLSEMGIYPAVDPLASTSRALSPEIVGPEHYAIATNVQRTIQRYRELQDIIAILGMDELSDEDKQTVERARRIQFFLSQNFHVAEQFTGQKGSYVPVKETVRSFKEILDGKWDHLPEDAFRLVGSIDEVVAKAKEMGVQV from the coding sequence AGTAATGGGTCCAGTAGTAGACGTTAAGTTTGCTAATGGTCAATTACCTGCAATTTATAACGCTTTAACAGTTACAATCGAACGTCCTAATGAAGAACCAACTACTCTTGCATTAGAAGTAGCGCTTCATTTAGGTGACGATTCTGTTCGTACGATTGCCATGTCATCTACTGACGGTTTACAACGTGGAGCAGAAGTAACAAACTCAGGAGCACCAATCTCAGTACCAGTTGGTGAAGCTACATTAGGTCGTGTATTCAACGTACTTGGTGAAGTTATCGACTTAGGCGAAGAGATTCCTGCTGAAGTTCGTCGTGATTCAATTCACCGCGAAGCTCCATCATTCGATCAATTATCAACTACTGTAGAAATCCTTGAAACAGGTATCAAAGTAGTAGACTTATTAGCACCATACATTAAAGGTGGTAAAATCGGTCTATTCGGTGGTGCCGGTGTAGGTAAAACAGTATTAATCCAAGAATTAATCAACAACATCGCACAAGAGCACGCTGGTATCTCAGTATTCGCAGGTGTAGGTGAGCGTACTCGTGAGGGTAACGACTTATTCTTCGAAATGACTGATTCAGGCGTAATCAAACAAACAGCGATGGTATTCGGACAAATGAACGAGCCACCTGGAGCACGTATGCGCGTTGCTTTAACTGGTTTAACAATGGCTGAATTCTTCCGTGATGAGCAAGGTGCTGACGTACTTTTATTCATCGACAACATCTTCCGTTTCACACAAGCAGGTTCTGAGGTTTCTGCCCTATTAGGTCGTATGCCTTCTGCGGTAGGTTACCAACCAACACTTGCTACTGAAATGGGTAAATTACAAGAACGTATCACATCTACAACTAAAGGTTCTGTAACTTCTATCCAAGCGATTTACGTACCAGCCGATGACTATACTGACCCGGCTCCGGCTACAACTTTCGCTCACTTAGATGCAACAACAAACCTTGAGCGTAAATTATCTGAAATGGGTATCTATCCTGCGGTTGACCCATTAGCTTCGACTTCTCGTGCATTATCACCAGAAATCGTTGGTCCAGAACACTACGCAATCGCAACTAACGTTCAACGTACAATCCAACGTTACCGTGAGTTACAAGATATCATCGCCATCTTAGGTATGGATGAGTTATCTGATGAAGATAAACAAACTGTAGAACGCGCTCGTCGTATCCAGTTCTTCTTATCTCAAAACTTCCACGTAGCGGAACAATTCACTGGTCAAAAAGGTTCTTATGTACCTGTTAAAGAAACTGTTCGTTCATTCAAGGAAATCCTTGATGGCAAATGGGATCACTTACCAGAAGATGCATTCCGTCTAGTTGGTTCTATTGATGAAGTAGTAGCGAAAGCTAAAGAAATGGGCGTACAAGTTTAA